One window of Cryptococcus neoformans var. grubii H99 chromosome 11, complete sequence genomic DNA carries:
- a CDS encoding glyoxylate reductase: protein MPKILVTRNLGEHAMAILRQSDYDLIVNPEDAPPSREWVLNHLADPQVYAACIMHSQPSDKVDKELIATANDNLRCISTFSVGYDHIDVKAANARGIKIGHTPGVLSDAVADIAVILVLSTLRRIGEGINLVKSGNWKQQPWAPFVNCGLSIGHPSLTIGFLGFGRISQATVRRLLAFTNKEQPPRIMYTSSYQRDNQDEIDANFSKTFGVEVRREEKESLASQADILIVLCDLNPSTKDLVNKSFFQRMKKSAILVNVARGPIVNSEDLHEALVSGQIFGAGLDVLTGEPDIPADHPLLALDNCLVLPHLGSADYDTRNAMAERCVRNAIAAANGEPLVAEVKV from the exons ATGCCCAAAATCCTTGT CACACGCAACCTTGGAGAACATGCTATGGCCATCCTGCGCCAATCAGATTACGATCTTATTGTCAATCCGGAAGATGCTCCGCCCTCTAGAGAATGGGTACTCAATCACCTAGCGGATCCCCAGGTCTATGCTGCTTGCATTATGCATAGTCAGCCCAGTGACAAGGTCGACAAGGAACTTATTGCAACTGCCAATGATAACTTGCGATGTATTTCTACCTTCTCTGTTGGATACG ATCACATCGATGTAAAAGCCGCCAATGCGCGCGGAATCAAGATAGGTCATACCCCGGGTGTCCTGAGCGATGCTG TCGCCGATATTGCAGTTATCCTGGTTCTCTCGACTCTACGCCGCATCGGGGAAGGCATTAACTTGGTAAAGAGTGGTAAT TGGAAACAACAACCATGGGCTCCTTTCGTCAACTGTGGCTTATCAATCGGCCATCCGTCTCTTACTATCGGTTTCTTAGGCTTTGGCCGCATATCTCAGGCAACAGTTCGGAGACTCCTTGCCTTCACTAACAAGGAACAGCCTCCTCGTATCATGTATACTTCTTCCTACCAAAGGGACAACCAGGATGAAATTGATGCCAATTTTTCAAAAACTTTCGGAGTCGAAGTCaggcgagaagagaaagaaagcCTCGCTTCTCAAGCAGACATACTCATAGTCCTGTGCGACTTGAACCCCTCAACCAAAGATTTGGTCAACAAAAGCTTTTTCcagagaatgaagaagtcaGCCATTCTTGTCAATGTTGCGCGA GGTCCTATTGTCAATTCCGAAGATTTGCATGAGGCATTAGTATCAGGTCAGATCTTCGGAGCAGGTTTAGATGTTTTGACAGGAGAACCCGATATCCCCGCCGACCATCCGCTTTTGGCCCTGGATAATT GTTTGGTACTTCCGCATTTGGGCTCGGCAGATTACGATACACGAAACGCAATGGCTGAGCGTT GTGTACGCAATGCAATCGCTGCCGCCAATGGGGAACCCCTAGTGGCGGAAGTCAAAGTGTAA
- a CDS encoding 2,4-dihydroxyhept-2-ene-1,7-dioic acid aldolase, which produces MESKTFLKNALAQKKPGLGFWCTLPGAATVATVLSTGGFNWTLIDAEHGMITDKDYFELVSTVTSFGASPIIRIPWNEEWMIKRALDAGAQGVMTPMCHSAEDAKRIVSYSKYPPTGTRGYGPMFCPPVFGCKGSDYDAGADKNLLVIVQIESRKGVENVEEIAKVEGLDCLFIGPFDLSKQMNVPFGGEEHETAIEKTLKAAHNAGKIAAIFCSNGEIARKRLEQGFDMVSIAVDSACLAAEMERQLSLVTGEAGKGDRSYS; this is translated from the exons ATGGAATCCAAAACTTTCCTCAAGAACGCCCTTGCTCAGAAGAAGCCAGGGCTCGGTTTCTGGTGCAC TCTCCCTGGAGCTGCGACCGTAGCTACAGTCCTTTCAACTGGTGGCTTTAACTGGACTCTGATTGATGCCGAGCACGGAATGATTACGGACAAGGATTATTTCGAG CTTGTTAGCACAGTCACTTCATTTGGGGCCTCACCAATTATTCGTATTCCCTGGAACGAAGAATGGATGATCAAAAGAGCTCTAGATGCTGGAGCCCAAGGAGTAATGACTCCAATGTGTCACTCTGCC GAGGATGCTAAGAGAATTGTTTCTTACTCCAAATACCCTCCAACTGGTACTCGAGGCTACGGCCCAATGTTTTGCCCCCCGGTCTTCGGATGCAAAGGGTCCGACTACGATGCAGGGGCAGACAAAAATCTCCTAGTCATCGTGCAGATTGAATCCAGAAAAGGCGTCGAGAACGTGGAGGAAATTGCCAAGGTAGAAGGCTTGGACTGCTTATTCATCG GTCCATTTGATCTGTCAAAGCAAATGAACGTCCCCTTCGGTGGAGAGGAACATGAGACCGCGATTGAGAAAACTCTCAAAGCAGCGCACAATGCTGGCAAGATTGCCGCCATCTTCT GTTCCAACGGTGAAATTGCCCGCAAACGTCTTGAGCAAGGCTTTGACATGGTATCAATAGCTGTTGACAGTGCCTGTCTGGCAGCGGAAATGGAAAGGCAATTAAGCTTGGTGACGGGTGAAGCAGGTAAAGGTGACAGGTCTTATTCGTAA
- a CDS encoding solute carrier family 25 (mitochondrial aspartate/glutamate transporter), member 12/13 — MAQSPQEPLSSRLSSTLKATAGSLTSSVKPAESELARWRRTFDRFAKEEIDGQKFLNPSQFIDAIAPTDEGFSKIKREQYGNLFRVADSARRGLVSFEDFVVFETLLKRPDADYQLAFQVFDVDASGTIDFDEFKAVLSANTAASGIPFDFDCAWMKLYVGKRGDRHVLGYHEFTQLIKGYQGERLRQAFHYFDADGDGYINPEEFQRIIVEIAGHKLSDAVLGRLPTLCTLNPGRRISYSEVIAFHNIIREMDTVERIIEHAVKKSKDGRIDISDFLDEAAGSMRYGMFTPMEANIIWHFASRGNAGAGQRLALADFQALLDAKWQPPETASIKQPTTVSGGFLAEAAQSTYNFIQGGIAGGLGAYAVYPIDLVKTRLQNQRSTVVGEVLYRNAFDCIKKVYTNEGGVRAFYRGVLPQLVGVAPEKAIKLTVNELVRKKATDPETGRIPLLMEIVAGGSAGGCQVVVTNPLEIIKIRLQMAGEITRAEGGTAVPRGALHVIKQLGLIGLYKGATACFARDIPFSMIYFTAYAHLKKDVFREGHHGKVLSFGELLLAAGIAGMPAAYMTTPADVVKTRLQSQARAGQTVYKGIIDGLSKISREEGLRALFKGGLARVIRSSPQFAVTLACYELLHKHFPYPYAPAPVVHRPVLSAHQEISRIRARNALRILLDCSSRFGMVDSSTASKRMPLIPKSLR; from the exons ATGGCACAAAGTCCCCAAGAACCTTTGAGTAGTCGTCTTTCTTCTACCCTCAAAGCAACCGCAGGGTCCCTCACATCGTCGGTAAAGCCGGCTGAAAGCGAGCTCGCTCGTTGGCGACGGACATTCGACAGGTTTGCtaaagaagagattgacGGACAAAA GTTCCTCAATCCATCTCAGTTCATCGACGCTATTGCGCCCACAGATGAGGGGTTTAGTAAGATCAAGCGAGAACAATATGGGAACT TGTTTCGAGTCGCGGATAGCGCTCGTCGGGGCTTAGTTTCTTTTGAGGACTTTGTGGTGTTTGAAACCC TTCTCAAACGT CCGGACGCCGATTACCAATTGGCCTTTCAAGTTTTTGACGT TGACGCGTCGGGGACCATCGATTTTGATGAGTTTAAAGCAGTCCTATCAGCTAACACTGCGGCCAGCGGAATCC CCTTTGATTTTGATTGCGCCTGGATGAAACTTTACGTGGGGAAACGAGGTGACAGACATGTTCTCGGTT ATCACGAGTTTACCCAGCTCATCAAAGGTTACCAGGGCGAACGGCTTCGTCAGGCTTTCCATTATTTTGATGCTGATGGTGATGGTTACATTAACCCCGAGGAATTCCAAAGGATCATCGTAGAAATTGCTGGTCATAAACTGTCAGACGCAGTTCTGGGAAGATTGCCTACACTGTGTACTCTGAACCCTGGGAGAAGGATCAGCTATTCCGAAGTCATTGCTTTTCATAACA TCATCCGAG AGATGGACACTGTTGAACGCATCATTGAGCACGCGGTAAAAAAGTCCAAAGACGGCAGGATCGATATTTCTGATTTTCTGGATGAGGCCGCTGGAAGCATGCGTTACGGCATGTTTACCCCAATGGAG GCCAACATCATTTGGCATTTCGCAAGTCGAGGGAATGCGGGCGCTGGTCAGCGGCTTGCTTTGGCTGATTTCCAAGCTCTTTTGGACGCAAAA TGGCAACCCCCTGAAACTGCTAGTATCAAACAACCTACAACTGTATCGGGTGGTTTCCTTGCAGAAGCGGCACAATCAACGTATAATTTCATCCAAGGTGGTATTGCAGGCGGTCTCGGAGCTTAT GCTGTCTACCCAATCGACCTGGTGAAGACAAG ACTGCAAAACCAACGTTCTACTGTCGTCGGGGAAGTATTGTACCGTAACGCGTTTGATTGTATTAAGAAAGTGTATACCAATGAAGGAGGGGTCAGGGCTTTCTATCGTGGCGTACTGCCTCAATTAGTCGGCGTCGCCCCTGAAAAGGCCATAAAGCTCACTGTCAATGAGCTGGtcaggaagaaggcgacCGATCCTGAGACGGGGCGAATCCCTCTTTTGATGGAAATCGTTGCGGGAGGTTCAGCTGGTGGTTGCCAAGTT GTCGTTACTAACCCTCTAG AAATTATCAAAATTCGCTTGCAAATG GCCGGTGAAATCACTCGAGCTGAAGGAGGCACGGCCGTGCCTCGGGGAGCCTTGCATGTTATCAAGCAGTTAGGCCTAATAGGCTTATATAAG GGTGCTACAGCTTGTTTTGCGAG AGATATACCCTTT TCTATGATATATTTTACTGC ATATGCTCATCTGAAA AAAGACGTGTTTCGTGAAGGACACCATGGGAAAGTCCTCAGCTTCGGGGAGCTACTTCTTGCTGCTGGTATTGCTGGTATGCCAGCTGCCTATAT GACAACTCCAGCAGACGTCGTAAAGACTCGTTTGCAGTCACAGGCTCGAGCTGGTCAAACTGTATACAAAGGTATTATTGATGGTCTTTCAAAGATCTCCCGAGAAGAGGGTCTCCGAG CTTTATTCAAGGGCGGCCTAGCTCG AGTTATTCGCTCTTCGCCCCAATTCGCTGTGACGCTGGCTTGTTATGAGCTTCTTCATAAGCACTTCCCTTACCCTTACGCCCCTGCCCCTGTTGTCCACAGGCCAGTTCTCTCAGCCCATCAAGAGATCTCTCGCATCCGAGCTCGAAACGCCCTCCGCATTCTTCTCGATTGTAGCTCTCGATTCGGCATGGTTGACTCTAGCACCGCTAGCAAACGGATGCCGCTTATCCCCAAATCGCTTAGATAA
- a CDS encoding cytoplasmic protein has protein sequence MTTIQKIKDIEDEMARTQRNKNTEYHLGQLKAKLAKLRRELIAPSGGGGGGPGIGFDVARSGQATVTVIGFPSVGKSTFMSKLTGTHSEAASYEFTTLTTVPGQMTYNGARIQILDLPGIIEGAKDGKGRGRQVIAVARTCNLIFIVLDVLKPLNDLAILTNELEGFGIRLNKKPPAITVKKKESGGVAITNTVPLTKIDAQEIRAVLQEYRMSNAAVSIHQPDATIEDFIDVVEGNRVYIPAIFVLNKIDAISIEELDLLYKIPNSVPISSKLWLNIDELLEVMWDKLNLVRIYTKPRGQQPDYSSPVVLQRGKCTVEDFCNAIHKEIVKQFKNAMVWGTSAKHARGQKVGLDHVLEDEDIICIFKK, from the exons ATGACTACTATTCAGAAG ATCAAGGATATTGAGGATGAAATGGCGAGGACGCAG CGAAACAAAAACACAGA GTATCATCTCGGGCAACTCAAAG CAAAACTTGCTAAACTGCGACGAGAGCTTATTGCCCCTTCTGGgggcggtggaggcggaCCGGGCATTGGCTTCGACGTGGCGAGGTCAGGTCAGGCAACAGTCACTGTTATCGGATTTCCTAGTGTT GGCAAATCGACATTTATGTCAAAGCTCAC CGGAACTCACTCCGAGGCAGCATCTTATGAATTCACTACATTGACCACTGTTCCCGGACAAATGACTTACAATGGAGCCCGAATACAGATTCTCGACCTTCCTG GTATCATCGAGGGTGCCAAGGACGGTAAAGGTCGAGGTCGACAAGTCATTGCTGTTGCCAGGACTTGCAACCTTATATTTATTGTTTTGGACGTTCTCAAGCCTCTCAATGACCTCGCCATTCTCACAAATGAATTGGAAGGCTTTGGAATTCGCCTTAATAAAAAGCCCCCGGCTATCACagtgaaaaagaaagaaagtggTGGT GTCGCAATCACCAATACCGTCCCACTTACAAAAATTGATGCTCAAGAAATCAGGGCAGTATTGCAAGAATATAGGATGAGCAATGCTGCTGTGTCAATTCATCAGCCCGATGCCACTATTGAGGATTTTATTGATGTTGTCGAGGGTAACCG CGTTTATATCCCTGCCATTTTTGTTCTCAACAAGATTGATGCGATCAGTATCGAGGAACTGGATTTGCTGTATAAG ATTCCTAACTCAGTCCCTATTTCATCCAAGCTATGGCTTAACATTGATGAGTTGCTTGAAGTCATGTGGGATAAGTTGAATCTTGTGAGGAT TTATACAAAGCCTCGAGGTCAGCAACCTGATTATTCTTCTCCGGTTGTGTTGCAACGTGGAAAATGTACTGTCGAGGATTTCTGTAATGCAATTCATAAGGAAATCGTCAAGCAGTTCAAAAATG CTATGGTCTGGGGAACATCCGCTAAACATGCAAGAGGCCAAAAAGTCGGACTTGA TCATgtgttggaagatgaaga CATCATCTGTATATTCAAAAAATAA
- a CDS encoding MRS7 family protein produces MSASTTISYARLPPPHALVTGAPLPLRLRLRHPAQLSAVRPYIRAPPAFTASAPVPLTTFAALRATRPQPPQLVPLASLRFVSTQPQPQPSSPPPPYLPPGQPPAPTANRTNPVEPAIGTPPPLPPTPQGSLPPKVTDLAAAHEKAALEKKDEKKKPTGPLPARVWASVKKEAAHYWAGTKLLGQEIKISGKLQWKVLNGGTLTRRERRQLRRTTIDLLRLLPFSVFLVVPFMELLLPVALKLFPNMLPSTFEGEFAANEKQRKLLRVRIEMAKFLQETVRESGLKADSVVRSDEFKEFFRKVRSTGETPNQTDVVRVAKLFHDDITLDNLSRSQLVSMCRYMNINAFGTDNFLKHQIRSKLEKFRVDDMMIHAEGVDSLSTKELQHACQSRGIRFQGVSPARLREELEKWIELHYINGISGVLLVLSRAFNFEQKGDDIMESLVITLSSLPENLLNEAELHVLDEASYKQKLEVLQQQQELIEDEAEQEKEEQDALKEEKEKKEAEEIARREQEEADKAAMEVSPAVKEEEAVKEQEEESVQPAADQKDTPMTEKQLSEIAEALSVLTARSSIMKERDELKSLLEDNLLSEAESKERQEGASPTVAVSKRVRAMIKKIDTQLEKYDERVDSSLNVIKTTPLGQIPVEDLKKALKEMKHRPAE; encoded by the exons ATGTCCGCCAGCACAACCATCAGCTACGCTAGGCTTCCCCCACCCCACGCCCTCGTGACGGGCGcccctctccccctccgcctccgcctccgccaTCCCGCCCAGCTCTCCGCCGTCCGCCCGTACATCCGCGCCCCGCCAGCCTTCACCGCCTCGGCCCCCGTCCCACTCACCACCTTCGCCGCCCTCCGCGCCACGCGACCCCAGCCCCCGCAGCTGGTCCCGCTCGCGTCCCTGCGCTTTGTCTCCACGCAGCCCCAGCCCCAGCCATCCTCGCCCCCGCCGCCGTACCTCCCTCCTGGTCAGCCGCCGGCCCCCACCGCAAACCGCACCAACCCAGTAGAACCTGCCATCGGCACCCCgccccctcttccccccACCCCCCAGGGCAGTCTTCCGCCCAAGGTGACCGACCTCGCTGCCGCCCACGAAAAGGCTGCCCTagagaaaaaggatgagaagaagaagcccaCGGGACCTTTACCTGCCCGGGTATGGGCCAGTGTCAAAAAGGAAGCCGCGCATTACTGGGCGGGGACAAAGCTGTTGGGCCAGGAAATTAAGATCAGCGGAAAGCTCCAATGGAAGGTACTGAATGGTGGTACCCTTACTAGgcgagaaagaagacag TTGCGACGAACAACCATCGATCTGTTAAGGCTCCTCCCGTTCTCCGTGTTTTTAGTAGTGCCTTTCATGGAGCTTCTGCTTCCTGTTGCCCTCAAGCTTTTCCCTAATATGCTTCCCAGCACATTTGAAGGGGAGTTTGCCGCG AATGAAAAACAGAGAAAGCTGCTACGAGTGCGAATAGAAATGGCCAAGTTCCTGCAAGAAACCGTCAGGGAATCGGGGTTGAAGGCGGACAGCGTTGTGCGGAGTGATGAGTTCAAAGAGTTCTTCCGAAAG GTTCGATCCACTGGGGAGACCCCTAATCAAACTGATGTCGTTCGAGTTGCCAAACTCTTCCATGATGACATTACCCTTGATAACCTTTCTCGTTCCCAACTTGTTTCGATGTGTCGATACATGAACATCAACGCCTTTGGTACCGACAATTTTTTGAAACATCAAATTCGTAGCAAGCTCGAGAAATTCCGAGTCGACGATATG ATGATCCATGCCGAAGGTGTTGACTCTCTTTCCACCAAAGAGCTGCAACATGCCTGCCAGTCTCGTGGTATTCGTTTCCAAGGTGTCTCTCCAGCACGCTTGCGtgaagagctggagaaATGGATTGAACTCCATTATATTAATGGTATATCTGGTGTACTGCTTGTCCTGAGCCGAGCATTCAACTTTGAGCAGAAAGGAGACGATATCATGGAGAGTTTGGTCATTACCTTGAGCAGTCTGCCGGAGAACCTG TTGAATGAGGCTGAACTACATGTTCTGGACGAAGCCTCTTACAAGCAAAAGCTTGAGGTCCTgcaacaacagcaagaactgattgaggatgaagctgaGCAAGAAAAG GAGGAGCAAGATGCTctaaaagaagaaaaggaaaagaaagaagcagaagaaatCGCAAGGCGGGAGCAGGAAGAGGCCGATAAGGCGGCGATGGAGGTATCCCCTGctgtcaaggaagaagaagccgtgaaggagcaagaggaagagtctGTACAACCGGCTGCCGACCAGAAGGACACCCCGATGACAGAGAAACAATTGTCCGAAATTGCCGAAGCTTTGTCGGTCTTGACTGCCAGGTCTAGTATcatgaaggagagagacgAGCTAAAGTCCCTCCTTGAGGATAACTTGTTGTCCGAGGCC GAATCGAAGGAGAGACAAGAAGGCGCCAGCCCGACCGTTGCAGTTTCCAAACGTGTTAGAGCCATGATCAAAAAGATCGACACTCAGCTTGAGAAATACGATGAGAGGGTTGACTCGAGTCTGAACGTGATTAAAACCACACCCCTTGGTCAAATTCCCGTTGAGGACCTGAAAAAGGCACTCAAGGAAATGAAGCACCGGCCGGCCGAATGA
- a CDS encoding beclin 1, protein MPPAQLCQRCNQPMQPDPSVSEITPAQYSLIISSLPPSPATSSSPDTSLDPRHKLSDLPPFTREAAKIWRDANDPSLSGDSSIQTGPRSVAESFILLSDSALHPKSSKLPSKSLPPHDLDLSAQLHQILSSNTPVSHPLCTECTALLTAEFQRMAEELGKERDAYIWFEQAIRKNKESLGTAEISRKTVNTRHVDGLAKYDVEGTEEEWGTLVKRKGQLEVEEEQLKRLLESTEKELEAVLEEERLVELEAKAVEQEENDFLSSHSALSIHLTQLASTLNTAHTSLLLSRSLLAHLESTNVYNDAFHIGHVPLLPLASSSITVGTINGLRLGGRPVVEWDEINAAWGLAALCLHRIAEKVGCVFETYKIVPLGSYSRVEELPPSKTTYELYASSDMTPARLLQNRRFNHAMVAFLECLRQLLEFGKRHGKQWAQANIDICKDKISNHSIRLPSISSMPLGLPSMAIMSLAGNGHSHPSPSGSSGKSQSGSSTGDSTAEEGWTRACRTVLGVLKRVLIMESETDRGNINEQS, encoded by the exons ATGCCCCCCGCCCAGCTCTGCCAGAGATGTAACCAG CCTATGCAACCCGATCCCTCCGTCTCGGAAATCACTCCCGCCCAGTACTCCCTCATAatctcatctctccctccctcccctgccacttcctcttcgcccGACACATCGCTGGATCCAAGGCATAAACTCTCCGATCTGCCGCCGTTTACTAGGGAAGCCGCAAAAATATGGCGCGACGCAAATGATCCGTCTCTGTCAGGCGACAGCTCAATCCAAACCGGCCCCAGAAGCGTGGCCGAGAGCTTTATCCTACTCTCAGATTCCGCCCTGCACCCTAAATCATCCAAATTACCCAGTAAATCCCTGCCTCCACACGATCTCGATCTATCTGCGCAACTGCATCAAATTCTCTCATCAAATACGCCGGTTTCTCATCCGTTATGTACTGAGTGCACTGCCTTGTTAACCGCCGAGTTCCAGAGGATGGCTGAAGAGTTGGGCAAAGAGCGTGACGCCTATATTTGGTTTGAGCAAGCAATCCGGAAGAACAAAGAATCCTTAGGGACTGCTGAGATCTCAAGAAAGACTGTGAATACAAGACATGTTGATGGTTTAGCAAAGTACGATGTGGAGGGCacggaggaggaatgggGAACCCTTGtaaagagaaaagggcAGCTtgaagtcgaagaagaacagcTGAAACGGCTGCTGGAATCGACAGAGAAAGAACTCGAAGCTGTCCTTGAAGAGGAACGGCTGGTAGAGTTGGAAGCAAAAGCGGTCGAGCAGGAGGAAAACGA TTTCTTGTCATCCCATTCTGCCCTTTCGATTCACTTGACGCAACTAGCATCAACTCTCAACACCGCCCATACATCCCTCCTCTTATCCCGTTCTCTTTTAGCTCATTTGGAATCTACAAACGTCTATAACGATGCTTTCCACATAGGTCATGTTCCGCTTTTACCTCTCGCTTCTTCTAGTATTACTGTCGGGACCATTAATGGGTTGAGGTTGGGTGGCAGACCTGTTGTGGAGTGGGATGAGATCAATGCGGCCTGGGGATTGGCGGCCCTCTGTCTCCACAGAATCGCCGAAAAGGTCGGATGTGTCTTTGAAAC TTATAAAATTGTCCCTTTAGGCTCTTATTCCCGCGTGGAAGAGCTCCCCCCTTCAAAGACAACCTACGAATTATACGCCTCTTCAGATATGACACCGGCGCGTCTTTTGCAAAATCGTAGATTTAACCATGCGATGGTGGCATTTCTTGAATGTCTGCGGCAACTCTTAGAATTCGGAAAAAGGCATGGAAAACAGTGGGCTCAGGCTAACATCGA TATCTGTAAAGACAAGATATCAAATCATTCCATTCGCTTGCCGAGTATTTCTTCCATGCCTCTCGGGTTGCCCTCGATGGCAATAATGAGCCTAGCTGGAAACGGCCATAGCCATCCTAGTCCCAGTGGGTCGAGCGGGAAGAGTcaaagcggcagcagcacTGGAGATTCCACggctgaagaaggctggACACGGGCTTGTAGAACAGTGCTAGGAGTGCTGAAGAGGGTCCTCATAATGGAGAGTGAAACAGATCGCGGCAATATAAATGAACAGAGTTAG